A single Leptolyngbya ohadii IS1 DNA region contains:
- the petH gene encoding ferredoxin--NADP reductase → MYNPSAVGGASNTQYGNRLFIYEVEGLRQNEETDKMDYPIRKSGSVFITVPYSRMNQEMQRITRMGGRIVSIRPVTAEGGVNGKASSEAAKTEPKTVQSAEESKPMTQAPTSQPTAQPKKAAKPDVPVNIYRPNNPFIGKCISNEELVDEGGIGTVKHLKFDISAGDLKYVEGQSIGIIPDGTDDKGKPHKLRLYSIASTRHGDDVDDKTVSLCVRQLEYKHPQTGETVYGVCSTFLKDLKPGDDVKITGPVGKEMLLPEDPNANIIMMATGTGIAPMRAYLWRMFKDAERTANPGYQFKGLAWLIFGIPTTPNILYKEELEEMQKKFPENFRLTYAISREQKNSEGGRMYIQHRVAEHADELWNLVKQENTHTYICGLKGMEDGIDAAMAGAASKEGITWKEYQRSIKERWHVETY, encoded by the coding sequence ATGTACAATCCAAGCGCAGTGGGTGGTGCTTCCAATACACAGTACGGTAACCGCCTGTTTATTTACGAAGTCGAAGGGCTACGCCAGAACGAAGAAACCGACAAAATGGATTATCCGATTCGGAAGAGCGGCAGCGTGTTTATCACCGTGCCCTATTCCCGGATGAACCAGGAAATGCAGCGGATCACGCGCATGGGTGGCAGAATCGTCAGCATTCGCCCTGTGACCGCCGAAGGTGGAGTTAACGGCAAAGCATCCTCTGAAGCAGCCAAGACGGAGCCTAAAACCGTTCAGTCAGCAGAAGAGAGCAAGCCCATGACTCAGGCACCGACATCTCAGCCGACCGCTCAGCCTAAAAAGGCAGCCAAGCCCGATGTTCCCGTGAACATTTACCGTCCCAATAACCCCTTTATCGGCAAGTGCATCTCCAACGAGGAGCTTGTAGATGAGGGCGGCATCGGCACCGTGAAGCACCTTAAGTTCGATATTTCTGCTGGAGACCTCAAGTACGTTGAGGGTCAAAGTATTGGCATCATCCCCGACGGCACCGACGACAAAGGCAAGCCCCACAAGCTCAGACTTTATTCGATCGCCTCAACCCGCCACGGCGACGACGTAGATGACAAAACTGTGTCTCTCTGCGTGCGCCAGTTAGAATACAAGCACCCTCAAACGGGTGAAACCGTGTACGGCGTTTGCTCGACCTTCCTGAAAGACCTCAAGCCCGGCGACGATGTGAAGATCACGGGTCCGGTGGGTAAGGAAATGCTTCTGCCCGAAGATCCCAACGCCAACATCATCATGATGGCAACGGGAACCGGAATCGCGCCGATGCGGGCATACCTGTGGCGGATGTTCAAGGATGCTGAGCGGACAGCTAACCCTGGCTATCAGTTCAAGGGTCTCGCCTGGCTGATCTTCGGAATTCCCACCACGCCCAACATCCTCTACAAAGAGGAGCTGGAGGAAATGCAGAAGAAGTTCCCCGAAAACTTCCGTCTCACCTACGCCATCAGCCGCGAACAGAAAAACTCCGAAGGCGGCAGAATGTACATTCAGCACCGTGTTGCGGAACATGCCGATGAGCTGTGGAACCTGGTGAAGCAGGAAAACACCCACACCTACATCTGCGGTCTGAAGGGTATGGAAGACGGCATTGATGCCGCAATGGCAGGCGCTGCCAGCAAGGAAGGAATCACCTGGAAAGAGTATCAGCGATCGATTAAGGAACGTTGGCACGTTGAGACCTACTAA
- a CDS encoding glycine betaine ABC transporter substrate-binding protein, which produces MRRIRRLVVLPLLALLTAGILIACAGGGNSGSNQTPIRVGSKDFTEQFIIGEMYALVLEKAGLPVERKLNLGGTPVAQAALENGEIDVYPEYTGTGLLTVLKLPVNSDQKAVFDTVSQNYKEKFNLVWLDPAPMNNTQALAMTAEGAQKFGVKTISDMAAKASELTMIGPPEFEVREDGLPGIKQKYGNFQLKEYKAVDPGLRYKGLVDGEADVTVAFGTDGEISAFKLVVLEDDKKLFPPYQIAPVVRQTAIDSHPEMQKSLNQLAPLLTNETMQRLNYEVSGKQREPAEVAKEFLQQEGLL; this is translated from the coding sequence ATGAGAAGAATTCGTCGCTTGGTTGTCCTGCCTCTGCTGGCACTGTTAACGGCTGGAATTTTGATTGCCTGTGCAGGGGGCGGAAATAGCGGCAGCAATCAAACCCCCATTCGGGTCGGCTCGAAGGATTTTACGGAGCAGTTCATTATTGGCGAAATGTATGCCCTGGTGCTGGAGAAGGCGGGGCTTCCGGTTGAGCGCAAGTTAAATCTGGGCGGAACACCCGTTGCCCAGGCAGCGCTTGAGAACGGGGAGATCGATGTCTACCCGGAATATACGGGAACCGGACTGTTGACGGTGCTAAAACTGCCCGTTAATAGCGATCAGAAAGCCGTCTTTGACACCGTTTCCCAGAATTACAAAGAGAAATTTAATCTGGTCTGGCTTGATCCTGCCCCGATGAACAATACGCAGGCATTGGCAATGACCGCTGAAGGCGCGCAGAAATTCGGGGTTAAAACGATCTCCGACATGGCAGCGAAAGCCAGCGAACTGACGATGATTGGTCCGCCTGAGTTTGAAGTACGCGAGGATGGACTACCCGGAATCAAGCAGAAGTACGGCAATTTCCAGTTAAAGGAATATAAGGCGGTTGATCCTGGTTTGCGATACAAGGGCTTAGTCGATGGCGAAGCAGATGTAACCGTGGCGTTTGGCACAGATGGCGAAATCAGCGCCTTCAAACTGGTTGTACTGGAAGACGACAAGAAGCTCTTCCCGCCTTATCAGATTGCTCCAGTCGTGCGGCAGACAGCGATCGACAGCCATCCTGAGATGCAAAAGTCACTGAATCAGCTTGCTCCCCTGCTGACCAATGAAACAATGCAGCGGCTCAACTACGAAGTCAGCGGCAAACAGCGCGAACCCGCCGAGGTGGCAAAAGAGTTCCTTCAGCAAGAAGGACTGCTGTGA
- a CDS encoding Nif11-like leader peptide family natural product precursor yields MAGSQTKNQIKLFADNAKTDATLQEKLKTCERAKELVALSKEYGFTFAEEELYPPNEPQFTAEQLHPKLVKALLR; encoded by the coding sequence ATGGCTGGTAGTCAAACCAAGAATCAAATCAAGCTGTTCGCCGACAATGCAAAGACCGATGCGACCCTTCAGGAAAAGCTAAAAACCTGTGAGCGAGCAAAAGAACTGGTTGCGCTCAGCAAGGAATACGGATTTACCTTTGCAGAGGAAGAACTTTATCCGCCCAACGAACCCCAATTCACCGCCGAGCAGCTTCATCCCAAACTGGTGAAGGCACTGCTTCGGTAA
- a CDS encoding Ig-like domain-containing protein, producing MANPLNRLNLLRQPIDRTAIVLILALMLAIGALIVKGDRAMARVRDFSWAGRQVGAEDTAFILTFSRPMDHGSVESNLKIDPPLKGKVSWAGRRMAYTLETPAPYGETYQVSLSGMRDRFTSASDPSAGNSQFSGSFRTRDRAFVYLGAEGEEKGRLVLQNLTRQEKKILTPATLTVIEFEPHPQGDRILFAATDSTQTTQNLLDQQLYTVSTGIQIEAPASTPTELKQGISPNAAPVKPAGTVDLVLDSKNYQILKFDLSPDGESLVVQRANRQKATDVGLWLVKAGTAPQQIKTDPGGDFLIAPDSRSLAMSQGQGMAILPLSTDAQRLDFLPKFGMILSFSKDGSAAAMVNFNSTPGNPSRSLFYVTNQGTEKELLKTNGSILNAQFDVSKKVLYCLYTRLLEGDLYLEEPYIAAIDLETGKKTDLLRLPLQRDVQVSLAPDALGILFDQIVAAENPNQPGALHTQAGTTIATSQLWFLPVLQNGEGNLAQAQPQALNIAGLRPRWLP from the coding sequence ATGGCTAATCCCCTAAATCGGCTGAACCTGCTTCGGCAACCCATCGATCGCACGGCGATTGTACTGATTCTGGCGTTAATGCTGGCAATTGGAGCGCTGATCGTGAAAGGCGATCGGGCAATGGCACGGGTGCGGGATTTTAGCTGGGCAGGTCGGCAGGTCGGGGCAGAGGATACAGCGTTTATCCTCACGTTTAGTCGTCCAATGGATCATGGCAGCGTTGAGAGTAACCTGAAGATCGATCCGCCGCTGAAAGGCAAAGTCAGCTGGGCGGGCAGACGGATGGCTTACACGTTGGAAACTCCCGCTCCCTATGGAGAAACCTATCAGGTGAGTCTGAGCGGGATGCGCGATCGGTTTACGTCAGCCAGCGATCCCAGTGCCGGAAATTCCCAGTTCAGCGGCAGCTTTCGGACACGCGATCGAGCGTTTGTCTATTTGGGGGCAGAAGGGGAAGAAAAAGGACGGTTAGTGCTGCAAAATCTGACCCGTCAGGAGAAGAAAATTCTGACTCCGGCAACTTTGACGGTAATCGAGTTTGAACCCCATCCCCAGGGCGATCGCATTCTCTTTGCCGCAACGGATTCCACTCAGACGACGCAGAACCTTCTGGATCAGCAGCTTTATACGGTCAGCACGGGGATTCAAATTGAAGCACCTGCCAGTACGCCCACCGAATTGAAGCAGGGAATTTCACCGAACGCGGCTCCTGTAAAACCGGCGGGTACGGTGGATCTGGTTCTGGACAGCAAGAACTATCAGATTCTCAAGTTTGACCTGTCACCCGATGGGGAGTCGCTCGTCGTCCAGCGTGCCAATCGCCAGAAGGCAACGGATGTAGGGCTATGGTTGGTGAAGGCGGGAACCGCACCGCAGCAGATTAAAACCGATCCCGGCGGCGATTTTCTGATTGCGCCCGACAGCCGATCGCTTGCAATGTCCCAGGGGCAGGGAATGGCAATTTTACCGCTATCAACCGATGCCCAGCGACTCGACTTTCTGCCCAAGTTCGGGATGATCCTCAGTTTTTCAAAGGATGGCTCGGCGGCGGCAATGGTCAACTTCAACAGCACTCCGGGTAATCCATCGCGATCGCTTTTCTATGTCACCAATCAGGGAACCGAGAAAGAACTGCTGAAAACCAACGGCTCAATTCTCAACGCCCAGTTTGATGTTTCTAAAAAAGTACTTTATTGCCTGTACACTCGGCTTCTAGAAGGGGATTTATACCTGGAAGAACCCTATATTGCGGCGATCGACCTGGAAACTGGAAAGAAGACTGACTTACTGCGGCTACCGCTCCAGCGGGATGTGCAGGTAAGCCTTGCCCCCGATGCCTTGGGAATTTTATTCGATCAGATTGTGGCAGCAGAGAATCCCAATCAGCCCGGCGCGCTTCACACCCAGGCAGGCACGACGATCGCCACCAGCCAGCTCTGGTTCCTACCCGTTTTACAGAACGGTGAAGGAAATCTAGCTCAGGCACAGCCACAAGCCCTCAATATTGCGGGATTACGTCCTCGTTGGCTGCCCTGA
- a CDS encoding homocysteine biosynthesis protein — MRSIAEINEKIESGKAVVWTAEELKARVQEIGVAAAAKQVDVITTGTFEPMESSGAILNLGQTDPPIKIRQCWMDGVAAYAGFGAVDLYLGATQMTEYTGKTDGLDGDEQRERGGGHVIADLVAGKAVHLRAIGQSTDCYSRASFETTITRDTINQFYLFNPRNAYQNFIVGVNGGDRPLYTYLGPLQPHLGNAVYSNPGALSPLMNDPDLQVVGIGTRIFLGGGIGYVAWEGTQHFPLQKRLPNHTPVGPGATLALIGDAKQMQPQWVRGCYFRGYGPSMMLGVGIPLPVINEEVVLRSSVRDQDLVAPIVDFSIPRRVRPTFGLVSYAQLKSGRIPIDGKTVRVASLSSLYLARQVAQELKQWITSGQFTLTEPVASVPMDRTFLAQDRWGTQLSLE; from the coding sequence ATGCGATCGATCGCAGAAATCAACGAAAAAATTGAATCCGGCAAAGCGGTGGTCTGGACTGCCGAGGAACTGAAGGCGCGGGTGCAGGAAATTGGCGTGGCGGCGGCGGCGAAGCAGGTGGATGTGATTACCACCGGGACGTTTGAGCCAATGGAATCGTCGGGGGCAATCTTAAACCTGGGGCAGACCGATCCGCCGATTAAAATTCGCCAGTGCTGGATGGATGGCGTGGCGGCATATGCCGGGTTTGGGGCAGTGGATCTGTACCTGGGCGCAACCCAGATGACTGAATACACGGGCAAAACAGATGGACTGGACGGAGACGAACAGCGGGAACGGGGCGGCGGTCATGTGATCGCGGATTTGGTTGCGGGCAAGGCGGTGCATCTGCGAGCGATCGGGCAATCCACGGACTGCTATTCGCGGGCTTCCTTCGAGACGACAATCACACGAGACACCATTAACCAGTTCTATTTGTTCAATCCACGCAACGCCTATCAAAACTTTATAGTGGGCGTCAATGGAGGCGATCGACCGCTGTACACTTACCTGGGACCGCTTCAGCCGCACCTGGGGAATGCCGTTTACTCCAATCCGGGCGCACTCTCACCGCTGATGAACGATCCCGATTTGCAGGTGGTGGGCATCGGCACAAGGATTTTTCTGGGAGGCGGTATCGGCTATGTCGCATGGGAAGGAACCCAGCATTTTCCGCTGCAAAAACGGTTGCCTAATCACACCCCTGTCGGACCCGGTGCCACCCTTGCCCTAATCGGCGATGCCAAACAGATGCAGCCGCAGTGGGTGAGAGGATGCTACTTTCGCGGCTATGGTCCTTCGATGATGCTGGGCGTGGGAATTCCGCTGCCGGTGATCAATGAGGAAGTCGTTTTGCGATCGTCCGTGCGGGATCAGGATTTGGTGGCTCCGATCGTCGATTTTTCGATTCCGCGTCGAGTCCGTCCCACCTTTGGGCTGGTGAGCTATGCCCAGCTTAAATCCGGTCGCATTCCGATCGACGGCAAAACGGTGCGGGTGGCTTCCCTATCCAGTCTTTATCTGGCGCGGCAGGTGGCGCAGGAACTCAAACAGTGGATTACCTCCGGGCAGTTTACCCTCACGGAACCCGTTGCCTCCGTTCCAATGGATCGGACGTTTCTGGCGCAGGATCGGTGGGGCACCCAGCTTTCCCTGGAATAG
- a CDS encoding ABC transporter ATP-binding protein → MSQIRFDQVSLRFSGAARSAVDRCSATIDSGELVVILGPSGCGKTTLLKMVNRLYEPTSGGIYLDDRNIRQVSRTALRRQIGYVIQQAGLFPHMTVAKNIAVVPELLGWSRPQIQARIDELLTLVELPPQEFRRRYPAQLSGGQQQRIGLARALAADPQVMLMDEPFGAIDAITRTTLQDEILRLQRQLRKTILFVSHDVEEALRLADRLLIMRQGQIVQFDTPFRVLTQPADDFVRDLVGADDMVRQLGLLRVKSVMVPLAESQAVSSELTLSPQDTLRQALSLVLQTGAEKLTVVDQGRAIGFITLDEIRRSSQSRQS, encoded by the coding sequence GTGAGCCAAATTCGCTTTGATCAGGTATCCCTGCGGTTCTCAGGGGCGGCGCGTTCGGCAGTCGATCGCTGTAGTGCGACGATCGATTCCGGTGAGCTAGTCGTGATTCTGGGACCGTCGGGATGCGGCAAAACCACGCTGCTCAAGATGGTCAACCGTCTCTACGAGCCAACTTCGGGCGGTATTTATCTGGACGATCGCAATATTCGTCAGGTGTCTCGGACGGCTTTGCGGCGGCAAATTGGCTATGTGATTCAGCAGGCGGGGCTGTTTCCCCACATGACCGTTGCCAAAAATATTGCGGTCGTGCCGGAACTGCTGGGCTGGTCGCGCCCCCAAATTCAGGCAAGGATTGACGAACTGCTGACGCTGGTTGAACTGCCGCCGCAGGAATTTCGTCGCCGCTATCCGGCACAGCTTTCGGGAGGTCAGCAGCAGCGAATTGGACTTGCCCGTGCCCTGGCAGCCGATCCGCAGGTGATGCTCATGGATGAGCCGTTTGGGGCGATCGACGCGATCACGCGCACCACATTGCAAGACGAGATTCTACGGCTTCAGCGTCAGTTACGCAAGACAATTCTGTTTGTCTCCCACGATGTGGAGGAGGCATTGCGGCTTGCCGATCGCCTGCTGATTATGCGCCAGGGGCAGATTGTCCAGTTTGATACGCCCTTTCGCGTATTAACCCAGCCTGCGGATGACTTTGTGCGGGATCTGGTGGGTGCGGACGATATGGTGCGCCAACTGGGACTGCTGCGCGTGAAGTCGGTGATGGTGCCCCTTGCAGAATCCCAGGCTGTCTCGTCTGAGTTGACCCTTTCCCCCCAGGACACCCTGCGTCAGGCACTCTCGCTGGTGCTGCAAACGGGAGCCGAGAAGTTAACGGTTGTGGATCAGGGGCGGGCGATCGGCTTTATTACCCTGGATGAGATCAGGCGATCGAGCCAATCACGGCAGTCTTAG
- a CDS encoding GNAT family N-acetyltransferase, giving the protein MVQQSEEISYRAMSLVEHDPEEVARLIYESAQELFDLIYGWNTIAYLTHLIQRSHNRFSHQYIRVAEIDRRIVGVITLVPATVLNDRTDFDQIFSSSQKLWLNLVQALLLRHLIRHHYSAGSLYIGNFAVAAEYRNRGIGRQLLSRCIDTAKEQSADLFITVDVNNARAQKLYESVGFQVVETKTIGLLGIAIGSRGLSIPNHSH; this is encoded by the coding sequence ATGGTGCAACAAAGCGAAGAGATTTCCTATCGAGCCATGTCTCTGGTCGAGCATGATCCAGAAGAAGTTGCGCGTCTGATCTACGAATCTGCCCAAGAACTCTTCGATCTGATTTACGGCTGGAATACGATCGCCTATCTGACCCATTTAATTCAGCGATCGCACAATCGATTCAGCCATCAGTATATTCGCGTTGCGGAGATCGATCGTCGCATTGTTGGCGTGATTACCCTTGTCCCAGCGACTGTACTGAACGATCGGACTGATTTTGATCAAATTTTTAGCTCCAGCCAAAAGCTCTGGCTAAATCTGGTGCAGGCTCTTTTGCTGCGTCACTTGATTCGGCATCACTATTCGGCAGGAAGTTTGTATATTGGCAATTTTGCGGTCGCTGCTGAGTATCGGAACCGGGGAATTGGTCGCCAATTGCTGTCGCGCTGTATTGATACGGCAAAGGAGCAATCTGCTGACCTGTTTATCACCGTTGATGTCAATAACGCCAGGGCACAAAAGCTCTATGAGTCCGTCGGATTTCAGGTCGTCGAAACAAAGACGATCGGCTTATTGGGAATCGCGATCGGCTCACGAGGTTTATCCATCCCAAATCATTCGCATTAG
- the thrB gene encoding homoserine kinase, with translation MAASTVTLSKVTVTVPATTANLGPGFDCIGAALTLYNRFQFTALTDAASPLTIKATGAEADRVGTDDRNLAYQAFLKVYQTLDKTPPALHLAIDLQVPLARGLGSSATAIIGGLVGANALAGSPLSCEEVMQMAIEMEGHPDNVVPALIGGCQLAATQQNGGWTICDIDWHEGIIPIVAIPDFELSTAEARRVLPTEYSRQDAIFNTAHLGLLVRALETGRSDWLRTALQDKIHQPYRRSLIHGYSAVEKAVLDAGAEGLVISGAGPTLLVLTKDDRATEVESALKQAWTDAGISVQTKVLQIDHRGATIEG, from the coding sequence ATGGCTGCTTCCACTGTGACGCTATCCAAAGTGACGGTAACGGTTCCCGCAACAACTGCCAATCTTGGTCCCGGTTTCGACTGTATTGGGGCAGCCCTGACGCTTTACAATCGCTTCCAGTTTACTGCCTTAACCGATGCCGCATCACCGCTCACGATCAAAGCCACCGGAGCTGAAGCCGATCGCGTAGGCACAGACGATCGCAACCTCGCCTATCAAGCTTTCCTCAAGGTCTATCAAACTCTGGATAAAACGCCCCCTGCTCTACATCTAGCGATCGATCTTCAGGTTCCTTTGGCGCGGGGATTGGGTAGTTCTGCGACAGCCATTATCGGTGGACTCGTGGGTGCCAATGCCCTTGCCGGATCGCCCCTGTCCTGCGAAGAAGTGATGCAAATGGCGATCGAAATGGAAGGACACCCTGATAACGTGGTGCCTGCCCTGATTGGTGGCTGTCAGCTTGCGGCAACCCAACAGAACGGCGGCTGGACGATTTGCGACATTGATTGGCACGAGGGAATTATCCCGATCGTTGCCATCCCCGATTTCGAGCTATCGACCGCAGAGGCTCGGCGCGTTTTGCCCACGGAGTACAGCCGCCAGGATGCCATTTTTAATACAGCTCATCTGGGTTTGCTGGTTCGCGCTTTAGAAACGGGACGATCGGACTGGCTCCGGACTGCCCTCCAGGACAAAATTCATCAGCCCTATCGCCGATCGCTGATTCACGGATATTCTGCCGTTGAAAAAGCCGTCCTGGATGCAGGAGCCGAGGGACTGGTCATTAGCGGAGCCGGACCTACTCTACTCGTACTGACAAAGGACGATCGCGCTACGGAAGTCGAATCTGCCCTAAAGCAAGCCTGGACGGACGCCGGAATCAGCGTTCAAACGAAAGTCCTACAAATTGATCATCGGGGAGCGACGATCGAAGGATAG
- a CDS encoding transglutaminase-like domain-containing protein has translation MEEYLRVSEVIDWDHPAILETAKTIAAGLDSQKAIAQACFEWVRDEIHHSVDYQMNPVTWRSSDVLKHKTGYCYAKSHLLAALLRANHIPAGFCYQRLSLDDNGAPYSLHGFNALYLPEVGWYRVDPRGNRPGVNAQFSPPQEQLAFTVRLPGEADFPAILAEPLAIVVEALQSQKTWDSMLGRLPDVCLKAAEHYGLMS, from the coding sequence ATGGAAGAATATTTGCGCGTCAGCGAGGTCATCGACTGGGATCATCCTGCCATCCTAGAAACCGCTAAAACCATTGCCGCAGGACTGGACAGCCAGAAAGCTATTGCTCAAGCCTGCTTTGAATGGGTGCGAGATGAAATCCACCACAGCGTTGACTATCAGATGAATCCTGTAACGTGGCGATCGTCCGATGTGCTGAAACACAAAACAGGCTACTGCTACGCCAAGAGCCACCTGCTTGCCGCCCTGCTCCGGGCAAATCACATTCCAGCCGGATTTTGCTATCAGCGACTCAGCCTTGACGACAACGGTGCGCCCTACAGTCTGCACGGCTTCAATGCCCTTTATCTGCCTGAAGTTGGCTGGTATCGCGTTGACCCAAGAGGCAATCGCCCCGGCGTAAACGCCCAATTTTCTCCGCCCCAAGAGCAGCTTGCCTTCACCGTCCGGCTTCCCGGAGAGGCAGATTTTCCCGCAATCCTCGCTGAACCTTTGGCGATCGTCGTAGAGGCATTGCAGTCGCAGAAAACGTGGGATTCGATGCTCGGTCGGTTGCCGGATGTCTGTCTGAAGGCTGCCGAGCACTATGGGCTGATGAGTTAA
- a CDS encoding MFS transporter: protein MNVFTHLTPVVRRDLLVLFVAGLLFWSGLASHLPTLPLYIESLGATPQLVGTVMGCFAIGLLASREWMARLADSRGRKIVLLIGMVAIALAPIGYVIADSIPLLMGIRAFHGISIAAFALAYSALVVDLSPPQHRGELIGYMSLVNPLGMALGPAMGGFLYEWLDFAPTFLITSGVGFLGLLCTAQVREPISVHPPDPSGKPQKFWSLLLAPRIRTPAIVLLLVGLTFGTLSTFTPLYIREVGVNLNSGLFYTATAVTGFTVRFLVGPASDRYGRGVFISLSLVLYTLAMLMLWRANSVLTFLLAGAVEGAAAGTLIPMMAALMADRSLPNERGRTFGLCMVGFDAGIAIAGPVFGLMAMAIGYRGIFAVCAGLALLGIVVFLTQSSKDVHHSLRFSLGRGRDFYAVHE, encoded by the coding sequence TTGAACGTTTTTACTCACCTTACGCCTGTGGTACGGCGGGATCTGCTGGTGCTATTTGTTGCCGGACTCCTGTTCTGGTCAGGGTTAGCCTCCCATTTGCCCACTCTGCCGCTGTACATCGAATCGCTGGGTGCGACGCCGCAGTTAGTTGGGACGGTTATGGGCTGCTTTGCAATCGGATTGCTGGCAAGTCGGGAATGGATGGCGCGTCTGGCGGATAGTCGGGGACGCAAAATTGTGCTGCTGATCGGTATGGTCGCGATCGCCCTTGCCCCGATCGGCTATGTGATTGCAGATTCAATTCCCCTGCTGATGGGTATTCGGGCATTTCACGGGATCAGCATTGCCGCCTTTGCGCTGGCATACAGTGCCCTGGTGGTCGATCTGTCGCCGCCCCAGCATCGCGGAGAGCTAATTGGATATATGAGCCTGGTGAATCCACTGGGCATGGCGCTAGGTCCGGCAATGGGTGGATTCCTTTATGAGTGGCTGGACTTTGCCCCCACCTTTCTCATCACCAGCGGCGTCGGTTTTCTGGGACTCCTCTGCACGGCTCAGGTGCGCGAACCCATATCTGTCCATCCTCCCGATCCCTCCGGTAAACCCCAAAAGTTCTGGAGTTTGCTGCTGGCTCCTCGAATTCGCACTCCGGCGATCGTTCTGCTGCTGGTCGGCTTAACCTTTGGAACGCTCAGCACATTTACGCCGCTCTACATTCGCGAAGTCGGAGTTAACCTCAATTCTGGACTGTTCTACACTGCAACTGCCGTAACTGGATTTACCGTCCGCTTTCTGGTAGGACCTGCCTCCGATCGCTACGGACGAGGGGTATTTATCAGCCTGAGTTTGGTACTGTACACCCTAGCGATGCTGATGCTGTGGCGAGCCAATAGCGTTCTGACCTTTCTGCTGGCGGGAGCCGTCGAAGGAGCCGCTGCCGGAACGCTAATTCCCATGATGGCGGCACTCATGGCGGATCGATCGCTGCCCAACGAACGCGGACGCACCTTTGGACTCTGCATGGTGGGCTTCGATGCCGGAATTGCGATCGCTGGACCTGTATTTGGACTCATGGCAATGGCGATCGGCTATCGGGGCATCTTTGCCGTTTGCGCCGGACTCGCCCTACTAGGCATAGTTGTGTTCCTCACCCAGTCCAGCAAGGATGTGCACCACTCGCTGAGATTTAGTCTGGGACGAGGTAGGGATTTCTATGCAGTCCACGAATGA
- a CDS encoding phosphoribulokinase — protein sequence MTSKPDRVVLIGVAGDSGCGKSTFLRRLADLFGEELITVICLDDYHCLDRKQRKEHGVTALNPAANNFDLMAEQVAALKNGQEIMKPIYNHETGMIDPPELIKPTPIVVIEGLHPMYDERVRALLDFSVYLDIDDEVKIAWKIQRDMAERGHTYDDVLAAINSRRPDFEAYINPQKQYADVVIQVLPTQLIPNDTKREVLRVRLIQKDGVQGFEPVYLFDEGSTIDWIPCGRKLTCSYPGIKMHYGPDEYYGHSVSVLELDGQLDRLEEVIYIEGHLSNTSTKYYGEMTELLLQHKEYPGSSNGTGLFQVLAGLKMRATYERLMGVEAKMSKVAAN from the coding sequence ATGACCAGTAAGCCAGACCGTGTGGTTCTCATCGGCGTCGCCGGAGATTCCGGCTGCGGCAAGTCAACCTTTCTCCGTCGCCTGGCAGATTTGTTTGGCGAAGAACTGATTACCGTGATCTGCCTTGACGATTACCACTGTCTGGATCGCAAGCAGCGCAAAGAACACGGTGTTACCGCTCTGAATCCCGCCGCCAATAATTTTGATCTGATGGCAGAGCAGGTGGCTGCGCTGAAGAACGGTCAGGAAATCATGAAGCCGATCTATAACCATGAGACGGGCATGATCGATCCGCCGGAACTGATCAAGCCGACCCCGATCGTGGTGATTGAAGGTCTGCACCCGATGTACGATGAGCGCGTTCGCGCCCTGCTCGACTTCAGTGTGTACCTCGATATTGACGATGAGGTGAAAATTGCCTGGAAGATCCAGCGGGATATGGCAGAGCGCGGTCACACCTATGACGACGTGCTGGCGGCAATCAACTCCCGTCGTCCCGACTTCGAGGCGTACATCAATCCCCAGAAGCAGTATGCCGACGTGGTAATTCAGGTATTGCCGACGCAGCTCATTCCTAATGACACCAAGCGCGAAGTGCTGCGGGTACGCCTGATCCAGAAGGATGGCGTTCAGGGCTTCGAGCCGGTTTACTTGTTCGACGAAGGTTCGACGATCGACTGGATTCCCTGCGGTCGCAAGCTGACCTGCTCCTACCCCGGCATCAAGATGCACTACGGTCCCGACGAGTACTACGGTCACAGCGTCTCTGTCCTGGAACTGGATGGACAGCTCGATCGCCTGGAAGAAGTGATCTACATCGAAGGACACCTGAGCAACACCTCGACCAAGTACTACGGCGAGATGACCGAACTGCTGCTGCAACACAAGGAATATCCGGGTTCCAGCAACGGTACGGGTCTGTTCCAGGTGCTTGCCGGACTGAAGATGCGGGCAACCTACGAGCGTCTGATGGGCGTAGAAGCAAAAATGTCGAAGGTCGCTGCGAACTAA